The nucleotide window CGCGCTGCGCGCGATGGGGATCTGCTCGTCGTGGACCCCGTGGGAGATGAAAACGCGCGGCGCGCCCTGTTGCCGGTGCACCGACATGAAGCCGGCGGACGAGGCGATGACGTGAGTCACGAAATGCCCGTTGGTGAGGCCGAGGGACAGGGCATAGCTGCCGCCATCGGAATGGCCAGCGAAGGCGACGCGGCCGGGATCGACGGCAAAGCGCGCGGCCACCGCTGCAAGGGCAATCTCGAGCCGCTCACGATCCGGCCCGTTGCCGGCGATCACGATGTCCCAGGTGGGGAAGGTCGATTGCGGCACCAGCAGCAGGAAGCCATGGCGCTGCGCGTGGGCCTCCATCATGGGCAGGATCTTGGTGGCACTGCCCCCGCCGCCATGGAACAGCACCATCAGCGGCACCGGCGCGTCCGGCGCCAGACCCTCCGGCACCACCAGCAGCGCATCGCGCTCGGCGGCGATGCCCAGATCATGCCGGCCGGGCGGCAGCGGCGGCAGGACCGGCGGCGTGGGGGTGAAGGCGATATGTCCGACGAGAGTGGAATCGAGCATGACCAGGCCCTGATGAGCTTCTTATATCTGGTCTACCGTATGCCAGTAGCTGGATGAAGCCCCATCTTCTGGGAATGGTGTGGCGCGGCGGCTCAGAGCTTGCCGGCGGCGGCCTTCTCCAGGGCATCTCGCAGGGCGGTGACTTCCCTTTGGAGCCTTACCGCGTCGTCGAGATCGAGGCCGGTGGCCTTGAGGATACACTCGGGGATGGTCCGCGCCTGCGCCCGCAACGCTTCGCCCTGGGCGGAGATGCGCACCCGCACCACCCGCTCGTCTGCGGGATCGCGGCTGCGGGTGACAAGCCCGAGGGCCTCCAACCGCTTCAGCAACGGTGTCAGGGTGCTGGATTCCAGTCCCAGCTTCTCGCCGATGCCGCCCACCGTCTGGTCGTCCTTCTCCCACAGCGCCACCATGACCAGATATTGCGGATAGGTCAGGCCGATGGCGTCGAGCAGCGGCTTGTACACGCGGGTGAAGGCGTGGCTTGCCGCATAGAAGGAAAAGCACAACAGGTCGTCCACGGGCATCAGCGCGGGTGCCGGCACGTTGGCCGGGCCTGGAGTCAAGGGCGGCGTGGCGGTGGTGTGGGGGGTGTCTTCACGGGGCATGGCAACGACCTTAGGTCTCTGGCCTCAATATAATTCGTACGCGATATAATCGCAACCGCTTGACAGCGAGGGGTGGTCTGGCTAGAAACATCGTACACGAATTAATCGTGTCGACTAAATATCGCCACGCCATCCGAGAAGGAGCAGTCCCATGCCCGTGAACGTTCTTTACAGCACCTCCGCCCGCGCCACCGGTGGCCGCGACGGCCATTCCGCCACCCTCGACGGGGCGGTGGACGTGAAACTCTCCACCCCCAAGGAACTGGGCGGCGCCGGCGGCGACGGGGTCAATCCCGAGCAGCTGTTCGCCACCGGCTATGCGGCGTGCTTCCTCGGCGCCATGAAGTTCGTGGCTTCCCAGGGCGGCAGCGCGAAGGTGC belongs to Xanthobacter autotrophicus Py2 and includes:
- a CDS encoding OsmC family protein (PFAM: OsmC family protein~KEGG: bja:bll0735 organic hydroperoxide resistance protein); this encodes MPVNVLYSTSARATGGRDGHSATLDGAVDVKLSTPKELGGAGGDGVNPEQLFATGYAACFLGAMKFVASQGGSAKVPADASVTSTVGIGPRSEGGFGLEIALEVSLPGVDRAAGEELIAKAHQVCPYSNATRNNIDVKLTLA
- a CDS encoding phospholipase/Carboxylesterase (PFAM: phospholipase/Carboxylesterase~KEGG: har:HEAR1507 hypothetical protein), producing the protein MLDSTLVGHIAFTPTPPVLPPLPPGRHDLGIAAERDALLVVPEGLAPDAPVPLMVLFHGGGGSATKILPMMEAHAQRHGFLLLVPQSTFPTWDIVIAGNGPDRERLEIALAAVAARFAVDPGRVAFAGHSDGGSYALSLGLTNGHFVTHVIASSAGFMSVHRQQGAPRVFISHGVHDEQIPIARSARVHAALLKDAGYDVTFMEYNGPHAWQPPVVALAVDFFLSP
- a CDS encoding transcriptional regulator, MarR family (PFAM: regulatory protein MarR~KEGG: sme:SMc01945 putative transcription regulator protein), whose translation is MPREDTPHTTATPPLTPGPANVPAPALMPVDDLLCFSFYAASHAFTRVYKPLLDAIGLTYPQYLVMVALWEKDDQTVGGIGEKLGLESSTLTPLLKRLEALGLVTRSRDPADERVVRVRISAQGEALRAQARTIPECILKATGLDLDDAVRLQREVTALRDALEKAAAGKL